In Devosia beringensis, a single window of DNA contains:
- the addA gene encoding double-strand break repair helicase AddA, with product MSDRGPLVVPFDTSAHQSRAADPAWSIWVSANAGSGKTFVLTRRVLRLLLAGTAPETVLCLTYTKAAAAEMRRRVAGELAKWALLDDAELDIELAKIEGPGVTPELRERARTLFAKALETPGGLKIVTIHAFCESVLHRFPLEAGVPFDFAVIEDDERAAMLLSARETVLSQGLDVDGAVETLFRTLSDEQIKNAINAALSDGRKLKLVLAEPERAKANLRALIGAAASRSPAELDAAIIAERLVTQDDLNKLFALCPPSGGNRKLEDKLAAIDPANPSPAAWLRAFLTADETVPARLVVKAVSSADPDLADRLTAEAERLAELAAARRAATLIERSDALLDIVAAVGQRYQAQKRARSLLDFDDLVERLADLFQHQSGDWVRYKLDSGIDHILVDESQDTNGEQWRVVRAIAEEYFAGAGAVTRPRSLFAVGDQKQSIYSFQGAEPALFGATGQDFAAKADLVDLPFEPVPLRTSFRTLPEILAAVDLVADREDIQAALLEADKLHHNTARTMRGGSVTLWPPAQQVADAPAGSAWPTTVLETERSAPRQVAERIAAQIKAWIDQRRPLTGRGRAVTADDVLILVQSRGPVFQEVIRALRNAGLPTPGADRLGVTSHIAVMDLLALCDVLLNPADDLQLAALLRSPLFDIDEETLFALAQPRARGQTLWQALAAHAHPAAIAAAARLARWRGELDFERPFEFLTEVLYAEGGLRRFHTRFGGEVDDVVAELLELALNHEQGPQPSLQGFVADMRQRSGTIKRELPESGAGVRVMTVHGAKGLEAPIVILADAAAKQRKQMIGKPVYVLAEAPGPLLMHAAGTADHVATTLPIKQEVDANLEREYWRKLYVAMTRAEDELYVTGALTPGSDAATQLAGSWYDAIDTALRPQAQSQTDAGGAEVALVYPRERIAPLPAGPARAATGPGHLPLSFAPLPEAQTITLLSPSLAGTATGPGAALDSLAEQVRDADAARREGIALHALLQHLGKLDPDIWPAIADKALAALLPDSPADHPRLAAKAIAILSRPELASIFGPGSRAEVPFLLDISRHGQPVRLSGRIDRLVIDDHGVMVIDYKSDAVVPGGPGAVPGNYLTQLGLYALVASQLFPGRTAHAAILWTTLESLMKLPSDALAAGTEGFTLQ from the coding sequence ATGAGCGATCGCGGCCCTCTCGTCGTCCCTTTCGATACCAGCGCCCACCAGTCGCGCGCCGCCGATCCGGCCTGGTCGATCTGGGTGTCGGCCAATGCCGGCTCGGGCAAGACCTTCGTGCTCACCCGCCGCGTGCTGCGCCTGCTGCTGGCCGGCACCGCGCCCGAAACGGTGCTGTGCCTGACCTATACCAAGGCCGCCGCCGCCGAAATGCGCCGCCGCGTCGCCGGCGAGCTGGCCAAATGGGCTTTGCTGGACGATGCCGAGCTCGATATCGAACTGGCGAAAATCGAGGGCCCCGGCGTGACGCCGGAACTGCGCGAGCGCGCCCGGACGCTCTTTGCCAAGGCGCTCGAAACCCCCGGCGGGCTCAAGATCGTCACCATCCACGCCTTCTGCGAATCGGTGCTGCACCGCTTCCCGCTCGAGGCCGGCGTGCCCTTTGATTTCGCTGTCATCGAGGATGACGAGCGCGCCGCCATGCTGCTCTCCGCCCGCGAAACCGTGCTGTCGCAGGGGCTTGATGTCGATGGCGCGGTGGAAACCTTGTTTCGCACCCTCAGCGACGAGCAGATCAAGAATGCCATCAATGCGGCACTGTCCGATGGCCGCAAACTCAAGCTGGTCCTGGCCGAGCCCGAGCGGGCCAAGGCCAATCTGCGCGCCCTGATCGGCGCGGCGGCCAGCCGCTCGCCGGCCGAACTCGATGCCGCCATCATTGCCGAGCGCCTGGTGACGCAGGATGACCTGAACAAGCTCTTTGCCCTCTGCCCGCCCTCGGGCGGCAATCGCAAGCTCGAGGACAAGCTCGCCGCCATCGACCCGGCCAATCCGTCACCCGCGGCCTGGCTGCGCGCCTTCCTCACCGCCGACGAAACCGTACCCGCCCGTCTCGTCGTCAAGGCGGTCAGCAGTGCCGATCCCGATCTAGCCGATCGGCTGACCGCCGAAGCGGAACGCCTGGCCGAACTGGCCGCCGCCCGCCGTGCAGCCACCCTGATCGAACGCAGCGATGCCCTGCTCGATATCGTCGCCGCCGTCGGCCAGCGCTACCAGGCGCAGAAGCGCGCCCGCTCGCTGCTCGATTTCGACGATCTGGTCGAACGTCTAGCCGATCTCTTCCAGCACCAGTCCGGCGACTGGGTGCGCTACAAGCTCGATTCCGGCATCGACCATATCCTGGTCGATGAAAGCCAGGATACCAATGGCGAGCAATGGCGCGTCGTGCGCGCCATTGCCGAAGAGTATTTTGCGGGGGCAGGGGCCGTCACCCGGCCGCGCTCGCTCTTTGCCGTGGGCGACCAGAAACAGTCCATCTATTCCTTCCAGGGCGCCGAGCCGGCTCTGTTCGGCGCCACCGGCCAGGATTTTGCCGCCAAGGCCGACCTGGTCGATCTGCCCTTTGAGCCCGTGCCACTGCGCACCAGCTTCCGCACCCTGCCCGAAATCCTCGCCGCGGTGGATCTCGTCGCCGATCGCGAGGATATCCAGGCGGCTCTGCTCGAAGCCGACAAGCTGCACCACAATACCGCCCGCACCATGCGCGGCGGTTCGGTGACGCTCTGGCCGCCGGCCCAGCAGGTGGCCGATGCTCCTGCCGGCAGTGCCTGGCCCACCACGGTGCTTGAAACCGAGCGCAGCGCGCCGCGCCAGGTGGCCGAGCGCATCGCCGCCCAGATCAAGGCCTGGATCGACCAGCGCCGCCCGCTCACCGGCCGCGGCCGCGCCGTCACCGCCGACGATGTGCTGATCCTGGTGCAGTCGCGCGGCCCGGTCTTTCAGGAAGTCATCCGCGCCCTGCGCAATGCCGGCCTGCCCACCCCGGGCGCCGACCGCCTTGGCGTCACCAGCCATATCGCCGTCATGGACCTGCTGGCGCTCTGCGACGTGCTGCTCAATCCCGCTGATGATCTGCAACTGGCGGCCCTCTTGCGCTCGCCGCTGTTCGACATCGACGAGGAAACCCTCTTCGCCTTGGCCCAGCCCCGCGCCCGCGGCCAGACCCTCTGGCAGGCGCTCGCCGCCCACGCCCATCCCGCCGCGATCGCCGCCGCCGCCCGCCTCGCCCGGTGGCGCGGAGAGCTCGATTTCGAGCGCCCCTTCGAATTCCTGACGGAAGTTCTCTATGCCGAAGGCGGGCTGCGCCGTTTCCACACCCGCTTTGGCGGCGAGGTCGATGACGTGGTGGCCGAACTGCTGGAGCTGGCGCTCAACCATGAGCAGGGGCCGCAGCCCTCGCTGCAGGGCTTTGTCGCCGACATGCGCCAGCGCTCGGGCACCATCAAGCGCGAGCTGCCCGAATCGGGCGCCGGCGTCCGCGTCATGACCGTGCATGGCGCCAAGGGGCTCGAGGCCCCCATCGTCATCCTCGCCGATGCCGCCGCCAAACAGCGCAAGCAGATGATCGGCAAGCCGGTCTATGTCCTGGCCGAGGCGCCAGGGCCCTTGCTGATGCACGCCGCGGGCACTGCCGATCACGTGGCGACGACCCTGCCCATCAAGCAGGAGGTCGACGCCAATCTCGAGCGCGAATACTGGCGCAAGCTCTATGTCGCCATGACTCGCGCCGAGGACGAGCTCTATGTCACCGGCGCCCTCACGCCCGGCTCGGACGCGGCCACCCAGCTGGCCGGCAGCTGGTATGACGCCATCGACACCGCCCTGCGCCCGCAGGCGCAGAGCCAGACCGATGCCGGCGGCGCCGAAGTGGCTCTGGTCTATCCGCGCGAACGCATCGCGCCGCTGCCGGCCGGCCCAGCCCGTGCCGCCACCGGTCCCGGCCATCTGCCGCTGAGCTTTGCCCCGCTGCCCGAGGCGCAGACTATTACCCTGCTGTCGCCCTCGCTGGCCGGTACGGCCACCGGTCCCGGCGCCGCGCTTGATAGCCTGGCCGAACAGGTGCGCGATGCCGATGCCGCCCGGCGCGAGGGCATTGCTCTGCACGCTTTGCTGCAGCATCTGGGCAAGCTCGATCCGGATATCTGGCCCGCCATCGCCGACAAGGCGCTGGCTGCCCTCTTGCCTGATTCGCCTGCCGACCATCCCCGTCTCGCCGCCAAGGCGATCGCCATCCTGAGCCGGCCCGAACTGGCATCCATCTTTGGTCCGGGCAGCCGCGCCGAAGTGCCCTTCCTGCTGGACATCTCCCGCCATGGCCAGCCCGTGCGCCTCAGTGGCCGCATCGATCGTCTGGTGATTGACGACCACGGGGTAATGGTGATCGACTACAAGTCCGATGCGGTCGTGCCCGGGGGGCCGGGCGCCGTGCCGGGGAACTATCTTACTCAGCTGGGATTGTATGCATTGGTTGCAAGTCAGCTCTTCCCCGGACGGACCGCGCATGCGGCCATTCTCTGGACAACACTGGAATCGTTGATGAAACTGCCCTCAGACGCGCTGGCGGCGGGCACTGAAGGCTTCACCTTGCAGTGA
- the addB gene encoding double-strand break repair protein AddB, translated as MTLFSIAPHARFIATLADRVIDGTLLGGADQTAPFWLTDVTIVLPTRRAKQALADEFARRGHGLLPDIRTFGGEVEDEEPFLPPFDAPIPLPAASGLERRLVLSSLVDQWANSPAGQRAFSSPPTAGEILSMAESLGVLIDDLHTEERGAAEIRAIVPEIEANLGEYWQQTLTFLDIALTYWPLRLAASGQADIAALRGQRLDRQASATPLVYGTRPVIAAGSTGSIVATARLLAAINALPRGAVVLPGLDCAMTPADHAALLDPANNPHGHPQYGLAKLLRAMGAAISDVTELAPTDHPRTTLVHRALALTRDTARWSTQRLTPDQLALASHGLSVIRARTEDEEARAIALAARQALSDQKTVGIVTPDRNLARRIAAELRRFGVAVDDAAGAPLFQSAAGRLLRQILALANNGCSAVDLMALLRNRATRFGQSRAAISALADAIELGLLRGQRANPGLAGLRQLLAANIDKTTTHPARRLTEADRAPILALFDQIETALTPLFALLGEKSIRAGALAASLCSAFDAVADGAEIPGRRELADWAGQMASLGGEGHSFRPRQLDGVLSALMLGAQVRTHEERGQDIAIWGQLEARLQNPDLLILAALNEDKWPEPADPGPWLSRGMRLAAGLNPPERRQGLAAHDFAQAMGNPQVIIAHADRIGASPAIASRLLQRLQAFAGKATADAWEAAGAIWLDQARRLDAVEETRPAPRPLPNPPASTRPRALSVTEVETLMRSPYDVYAKHVLGLRPLDPLGDSPDSRERGTIIHDIFATFVIRRHAVTAPDAIDTLMAIAADKFSGLDAIGERRDIWLRRFHTAAIQFLAFERAREPLVAQRHAEIDGELRLHLSEPFTLRGRADRIDELADGTLEIIDFKTGSPPTKGAMQAFEVPQLLLEAQMAQAGTLKDGIAPAPTSALTYIKVGLGPDAFTAKPFIPADGFDLMGAADEITQRMQRHVELFLLRDTPMPARLLPLPGQRFAGAYDHLSRLAEWTAVDGSEGEP; from the coding sequence ATGACCCTCTTCTCCATCGCCCCACATGCCCGCTTCATCGCTACCCTGGCCGATCGGGTCATCGATGGCACGCTATTGGGCGGCGCCGACCAGACCGCGCCCTTCTGGCTCACCGATGTCACCATTGTCCTCCCCACCCGCCGCGCCAAGCAGGCTCTGGCCGATGAATTTGCCCGCCGCGGCCATGGCCTGTTGCCCGATATCCGCACCTTTGGCGGCGAGGTCGAGGACGAAGAGCCTTTCCTGCCGCCCTTCGACGCGCCCATTCCGCTGCCGGCGGCCTCGGGCCTCGAACGCCGGCTAGTGCTCTCCAGCCTCGTCGATCAATGGGCCAATTCACCCGCCGGCCAGCGCGCCTTTTCCAGTCCCCCCACGGCCGGGGAAATCCTCTCCATGGCCGAATCGCTGGGCGTACTGATCGATGATCTGCATACCGAGGAGCGCGGCGCCGCCGAGATCCGCGCCATCGTGCCCGAGATCGAGGCTAATCTGGGCGAATACTGGCAGCAGACGCTGACCTTTCTCGATATCGCCCTGACCTATTGGCCGCTACGACTGGCCGCCAGCGGCCAGGCCGATATCGCCGCCTTGCGCGGCCAGCGCCTCGATCGCCAGGCGTCGGCCACCCCTCTGGTCTATGGCACCCGCCCGGTCATTGCCGCCGGCTCCACCGGCTCGATCGTCGCCACCGCGCGCCTCCTAGCCGCCATCAATGCCCTGCCGCGCGGCGCCGTGGTGCTGCCGGGCCTCGATTGCGCCATGACCCCGGCCGATCACGCGGCTTTGCTCGATCCGGCCAACAATCCCCATGGCCATCCGCAATATGGCTTGGCTAAATTGCTTCGCGCCATGGGCGCTGCCATCAGCGACGTCACCGAACTGGCGCCCACCGACCATCCCCGCACCACTTTGGTCCATCGCGCCCTCGCGCTCACCCGCGACACCGCCCGCTGGTCCACCCAGCGCCTCACGCCAGACCAGCTCGCCCTTGCCAGCCATGGCCTGTCCGTCATCCGCGCTCGCACCGAGGACGAGGAGGCCCGCGCCATCGCTCTCGCCGCGCGCCAGGCCCTCAGTGACCAAAAAACCGTCGGCATCGTCACGCCCGATCGTAATCTGGCCCGCCGCATCGCCGCCGAACTGCGCCGCTTTGGCGTTGCCGTCGACGATGCCGCCGGCGCGCCCCTATTCCAGTCGGCCGCCGGGCGCCTGTTGCGCCAGATCCTGGCGCTGGCGAACAATGGTTGCTCGGCCGTCGATCTCATGGCCCTGCTGCGCAACCGCGCCACCCGTTTCGGGCAGAGCCGCGCCGCCATTTCGGCCTTGGCCGACGCCATAGAGCTGGGCCTGTTGCGCGGCCAGCGCGCCAATCCCGGTCTGGCCGGCCTGCGCCAATTGCTGGCCGCCAATATCGACAAGACCACCACCCATCCGGCCCGCCGCCTCACCGAGGCCGATCGCGCGCCGATCCTGGCGCTGTTCGACCAGATCGAGACGGCGCTGACGCCCCTCTTTGCCCTGCTGGGGGAAAAATCCATCCGCGCCGGCGCCCTGGCCGCTTCCCTCTGCAGCGCCTTTGACGCCGTGGCCGACGGCGCCGAGATCCCGGGTCGCCGCGAACTGGCCGACTGGGCCGGGCAGATGGCGAGCCTTGGTGGCGAGGGCCACAGCTTCCGCCCGCGCCAGCTCGACGGGGTGCTCAGCGCGCTGATGCTGGGCGCCCAGGTGCGCACGCATGAAGAGCGGGGGCAGGACATTGCCATCTGGGGCCAGCTCGAAGCCCGGCTGCAAAATCCCGATCTGCTGATCCTGGCCGCGCTCAACGAGGACAAATGGCCCGAACCGGCCGATCCGGGCCCCTGGCTCAGCCGCGGCATGCGCCTGGCTGCCGGGCTCAACCCGCCCGAGCGCCGCCAGGGTCTGGCCGCGCATGACTTTGCCCAGGCCATGGGCAATCCCCAGGTCATCATCGCCCATGCCGACCGCATCGGCGCCAGCCCTGCCATTGCCTCGCGCCTGCTGCAGCGGCTGCAGGCCTTCGCCGGCAAGGCCACGGCCGATGCCTGGGAAGCCGCCGGCGCCATCTGGCTCGATCAGGCGCGCCGGCTCGATGCGGTGGAGGAGACCAGGCCAGCCCCGCGTCCCCTGCCCAATCCGCCTGCCAGCACAAGGCCGCGCGCCCTCTCGGTCACCGAAGTCGAAACCCTGATGCGCTCGCCCTATGATGTCTATGCCAAGCACGTGCTGGGTCTGCGGCCGCTCGATCCGCTGGGCGACAGTCCCGACAGCCGCGAGCGCGGCACCATCATCCACGACATCTTCGCCACCTTCGTCATCCGCCGTCACGCGGTCACGGCCCCCGATGCCATCGACACGCTGATGGCCATCGCCGCCGACAAGTTTTCCGGCCTCGACGCCATTGGCGAGCGCCGCGATATCTGGCTGCGCCGCTTCCATACCGCCGCCATCCAGTTCCTCGCTTTCGAGCGCGCCCGCGAACCCCTGGTGGCGCAGCGCCACGCCGAGATCGATGGCGAGCTCAGGCTGCATCTGAGCGAGCCCTTCACCCTGCGCGGCCGCGCCGACCGCATCGACGAGCTCGCTGACGGCACCCTTGAGATCATCGACTTCAAGACCGGTTCGCCCCCCACCAAGGGCGCCATGCAGGCCTTCGAGGTCCCCCAATTGCTGCTCGAAGCCCAGATGGCCCAGGCCGGTACGCTCAAGGATGGTATCGCCCCCGCGCCCACCTCGGCCCTCACCTATATCAAGGTCGGCCTCGGCCCCGATGCCTTCACGGCCAAGCCCTTCATCCCCGCCGACGGCTTTGACCTGATGGGCGCTGCCGACGAGATCACGCAGCGCATGCAGCGCCATGTCGAACTCTTCCTGCTGCGCGACACGCCCATGCCCGCCCGGCTACTGCCGCTGCCCGGCCAGCGCTTTGCCGGCGCCTATGATCACCTGTCGCGGCTGGCCGAATGGACTGCTGTCGATGGATCGGAGGGCGAACCATGA
- a CDS encoding nucleotidyltransferase family protein, producing the protein MTDTTEPSRFPDVMLLAAGLGTRLRPITDSMPKPLVPVAGVPLIERVMDNARAEGAKRFVANGHYRADQLLAHFGGLLKLSREEDLLNTGGGVKRALPMLHSDPILVMNTDAFWPAGSDAPLARLLARFAAGKAEIVLLCVHPRDATGFARSHDFCLAPSGEITRDYGAPVIYCGVAVMGKALFADTPDGAFSLNDLFDACLERETLYGVALNAPWFHVGDPAGLAEAERRLAAPTAP; encoded by the coding sequence ATGACCGACACCACCGAACCCAGCCGATTCCCCGACGTCATGCTGCTGGCCGCGGGCCTGGGCACACGCTTGCGGCCCATCACCGATTCCATGCCCAAGCCGCTGGTGCCGGTGGCCGGCGTGCCGCTGATCGAGCGGGTCATGGACAATGCCAGGGCCGAGGGCGCCAAGCGCTTCGTCGCCAATGGCCATTATCGCGCCGACCAGCTGCTGGCCCATTTCGGCGGCCTGCTCAAGCTCAGCCGCGAGGAGGACCTGCTCAATACCGGTGGCGGGGTCAAGCGGGCTCTGCCCATGCTGCATTCCGACCCGATCCTGGTGATGAATACCGATGCCTTCTGGCCTGCCGGCAGCGATGCGCCGCTGGCCCGGCTGCTCGCCCGCTTTGCCGCGGGAAAAGCCGAGATCGTGCTGCTTTGCGTGCACCCGCGCGATGCCACCGGCTTTGCCCGCAGCCATGATTTTTGCCTCGCCCCCAGTGGCGAGATCACCCGCGACTATGGCGCCCCGGTGATCTATTGCGGCGTCGCCGTTATGGGCAAGGCGCTCTTCGCCGATACGCCCGATGGCGCCTTCTCGCTCAATGACCTGTTCGATGCCTGCCTTGAGCGCGAAACCCTCTATGGCGTCGCGCTCAATGCCCCTTGGTTTCATGTTGGCGATCCGGCCGGGCTCGCCGAGGCCGAGCGGCGCCTCGCCGCCCCCACCGCGCCATGA
- the pheT gene encoding phenylalanine--tRNA ligase subunit beta, with protein MKFTLDWLKEHLDTDASATEIGTTLTLIGLELEAMEDQGKALANFVTAHVVSAEQHPDADRLRVCKVDAGTGELIDVVCGAPNARTGLKTVFAFPGTYIPGKDMTIGKGNIRGQVSNGMLCSNAELELSEDHDGIIELPADAPIGVSYPSYAGIDGVVFDISITPNRGDATGVYGIARDLAAYGLGTLKTTDMSPVPSQGKSPIAPLPHQFGADEPKAIRRFGGRYIKGVKNGPSPAWLQQRLRAVGLRPINAIVDITNWVSLGWGRPLHAYDADKLDGQPVLRNARNESFDALDNKVYVLDETMTVIADDTGPLCLGGIMGGIRSGVTDATTNVFMECASWDPDLIARTGRKTGIVSDARYRLERHVDPALTDPGLELATRLVLELCGGQAMEPAVSGEDVYADTTIDFPLSEVRRLTGLDVEPMIVTAILSKLGFELTPKGDVFTVKVPSWRPDVTLKADLVEEVMRMVGVDNIPVEPLARLSHVAPRMLTTIQNRRRIARRALASRGLDEAVTWSFISHAEATRFGGGQEELQLANAIAADMTDMRPSLLPGLLAAALRNTNRGLDDLGLFEVGQVFLSASPEGQHTYATGIRTGTAGLNGSGRHWSGKADKVGVFDAKADLAAVLDALGVDIDKVQILAEPAPWSHPGRGGRIALGPKVTLGWFGELHPAWATALDLSGPVAAFEIDLDALPESRKKATRTKPALALSALMPLSRDFAFVVDSAVTAATILRAARGADKALIRDVNIFDVFEGSHVGAGKKSVAIAVTIQPMDKTLTDEDIDQVSAAVVAAVTKSTGGVLRT; from the coding sequence ATGAAATTCACCCTCGACTGGCTCAAGGAACATCTCGACACCGATGCGTCCGCCACTGAAATCGGCACGACGCTGACCCTGATCGGGCTCGAACTCGAGGCCATGGAAGACCAGGGCAAGGCGCTGGCCAATTTCGTCACCGCCCATGTGGTCTCGGCCGAGCAACACCCCGATGCCGACCGCCTGCGCGTCTGCAAGGTCGATGCCGGCACCGGTGAGCTGATCGACGTGGTCTGCGGCGCCCCCAATGCGCGCACCGGCCTCAAGACCGTCTTTGCCTTCCCCGGCACCTATATCCCGGGCAAGGACATGACCATCGGCAAGGGCAATATCCGCGGCCAGGTCTCCAATGGCATGCTCTGCTCCAATGCCGAGCTCGAACTCTCCGAGGACCACGACGGCATTATCGAGCTGCCCGCCGACGCCCCCATTGGCGTCAGCTATCCCAGCTATGCCGGCATTGACGGCGTGGTCTTTGACATTTCCATTACGCCCAATCGTGGCGACGCCACCGGCGTCTATGGCATTGCCCGCGATCTGGCCGCCTATGGCCTGGGCACGCTCAAGACCACTGATATGTCCCCGGTGCCCTCGCAGGGCAAAAGCCCCATCGCCCCGCTGCCGCACCAGTTCGGCGCGGACGAGCCCAAGGCCATCCGCCGCTTCGGCGGTCGCTATATCAAGGGCGTCAAGAACGGCCCGTCCCCCGCCTGGTTACAGCAGCGCCTGCGCGCCGTCGGCCTGCGCCCCATCAATGCCATTGTCGACATCACCAATTGGGTGTCGCTCGGCTGGGGCCGGCCGCTGCACGCCTATGATGCCGACAAGCTCGACGGCCAGCCCGTGCTGCGAAATGCCCGCAACGAGAGCTTCGACGCGCTCGACAACAAGGTCTATGTCCTCGACGAGACCATGACCGTCATCGCCGACGATACCGGCCCGCTTTGCCTCGGCGGTATCATGGGCGGCATCCGCTCCGGCGTCACCGACGCCACCACCAATGTCTTCATGGAATGCGCCAGCTGGGATCCTGATCTCATCGCCCGCACCGGCCGCAAGACCGGCATCGTCTCCGATGCCCGCTATCGCCTCGAGCGCCATGTTGATCCGGCCTTGACCGATCCCGGCCTCGAGCTGGCGACGCGCCTGGTGCTCGAGCTCTGCGGCGGGCAGGCCATGGAGCCGGCTGTGTCGGGCGAGGACGTCTATGCTGATACCACCATCGACTTCCCGCTCAGCGAAGTGCGCCGCCTCACCGGCCTCGATGTCGAGCCGATGATCGTCACCGCCATCCTCTCCAAGCTCGGATTCGAGCTCACCCCCAAGGGCGATGTCTTCACGGTGAAAGTCCCCAGCTGGCGTCCCGATGTCACCCTCAAGGCCGATCTGGTCGAGGAGGTCATGCGCATGGTCGGCGTCGACAATATCCCGGTCGAGCCGCTGGCTCGGCTGAGCCATGTCGCCCCGCGCATGCTGACCACCATCCAGAACCGTCGCCGCATCGCCCGCCGGGCTTTGGCATCGCGCGGGCTGGACGAGGCGGTCACCTGGAGCTTCATCAGCCATGCCGAAGCCACCCGCTTCGGTGGCGGCCAGGAAGAGCTGCAGTTGGCCAATGCCATCGCCGCCGACATGACCGACATGCGGCCTTCCCTGCTGCCCGGCCTGCTGGCGGCCGCCCTGCGCAACACCAATCGCGGCCTGGATGATCTCGGCCTCTTTGAAGTCGGCCAGGTCTTCCTCTCGGCCAGCCCCGAGGGCCAGCACACCTATGCCACCGGCATCCGCACCGGCACGGCCGGCCTGAATGGCTCGGGTCGTCACTGGTCGGGCAAGGCCGACAAGGTTGGTGTCTTTGACGCCAAGGCCGATCTGGCCGCCGTGCTCGATGCGCTGGGCGTCGATATCGACAAGGTGCAGATCCTGGCCGAACCGGCACCCTGGAGCCATCCCGGCCGCGGCGGCCGCATTGCCCTGGGCCCCAAGGTCACCCTGGGCTGGTTCGGCGAACTGCATCCGGCCTGGGCCACAGCGCTCGATCTGAGCGGCCCGGTCGCCGCCTTCGAGATCGATCTCGACGCGCTGCCCGAGTCGCGCAAGAAGGCTACCCGCACCAAGCCGGCTCTGGCGCTGTCCGCGCTCATGCCGCTCAGCCGTGACTTTGCCTTTGTCGTCGACAGCGCAGTCACCGCCGCCACCATCCTGCGCGCCGCCCGCGGCGCCGACAAGGCGCTGATCCGCGACGTCAATATCTTTGACGTCTTCGAAGGCAGCCATGTCGGAGCCGGCAAGAAGTCCGTCGCCATCGCCGTCACCATCCAGCCCATGGACAAGACCCTGACCGACGAAGACATCGACCAGGTCTCCGCCGCCGTCGTCGCCGCCGTCACCAAGTCCACCGGCGGCGTGCTGCGCACCTGA